A genome region from Manihot esculenta cultivar AM560-2 chromosome 5, M.esculenta_v8, whole genome shotgun sequence includes the following:
- the LOC110616114 gene encoding protein PSY2: MAQNLIKIKTLLLVSLLLLLLLLIPLSLGMVEGFREGKSQNRSLYKDGIQMSTISRKVLMDVLDYDDTGPNTRHDPRKKSGGKP, encoded by the exons ATGGCTCAAAATCTCATTAAGATCAAAACTCTTCTTCTAGTTTCATTGTTACTACTACTACTACTGCTCATTCCCTTATCTTTAG GAATGGTTGAAGGATTCAGAGAAGGCAAGAGCCAAAATCGCTCACTTTACAAG GATGGCATCCAAATGAGTACGATCAGCAGGAAGGTTTTGATGGACGTGCTAGATTATGATGACACAGGACCTAACACTAGACATGATCCTAGGAAGAAATCTGGAGGCAAGCCTTag